A window of the Chaetodon trifascialis isolate fChaTrf1 chromosome 9, fChaTrf1.hap1, whole genome shotgun sequence genome harbors these coding sequences:
- the LOC139335981 gene encoding uncharacterized protein has product MNSRHPRGHNNGLGIAVTLFPLRGLSFIRERPFEPPLRPFEPPLTPFEPPITPFEPPLRTSELPVRPFEPPLTPFEPPQRPFEPPLRHSEPPLRPFEPPLRPFEPPLRPSEPPLRPFEPPQRPFETPLTTFEPPQRPFEPPLRPFEPPQTPFEPPLRPFEPPQRPIEPPLTTFEPPQRPFEPPLTPFELPQRPFEPPLRPFEPPLTPFEPPQRPFEPPLTAFEPPLRTSELPLRPFEPPLTPFEPPQRPFEPPLRTSELPLRPFEPPLRPSEPPLRPFETPLKTFEHPLRPSEPPLRPSEPPLRPFDPPQRPFEPPLTTFEHTQRPFEPPLRPFEPPQTPFKPPLRPFEPPRRPIEPPLTPFEPPQRPFEPPLTPFEPPQRPFEPPLTPFEPPQRPFEPPLTPFEPPLTPFEPPQRPFEPPLTPFEPPQRPFEPPLTPFEPPQRPFEPPLTPFEPPQRPFEPPLTPFEPPLTPFEPPQRPFEPPLTPFEPPQRPFEPPLRTSELPLRPFERIIILVSF; this is encoded by the exons ATGAACTCCAGGCATCCACGTGGACACAATAATGGACTCGGCATTGCAGTCACTCTGTTCCCACTCCGGGGCCTCTCTTTCATTCGTGAG AGACCCTTTGAACCTCCACTGAGACCCTTTGAACCTCCTCTGACACCCTTTGAACCTCCAATTACACCCTTTGAACCTCCACTGAGGACCTCTGAACTTCCTGTGAGACCCTTTGAACCTCCTCTGACACCCTTTGAACCTCCTCAGAGACCCTTTGAACCTCCACTGAGACACTCTGAACCTCCACTGAGACCCTTTGAACCTCCACTGAGACCCTTTGAACCTCCACTGAGACCCTCTGAACCTCCACTGAGACCCTTTGAACCTCCTCAGAGACCCTTTGAAACTCCACTGACAACCTTTGAACCTCCTCAGAGACCCTTTGAACCTCCACTGAGACCCTTTGAACCCCCTCAAACACCCTTTGAACCTCCACTGAGACCATTTGAACCTCCTCAGAGACCCATTGAACCTCCACTGACAACCTTTGAACCTCCTCAGAGACCCTTTGAACCTCCTCTGACACCCTTTGAACTTCCTCAGAGACCATTTGAACCTCCACTGAGACCCTTTGAACCTCCTCTGACACCCTTTGAACCTCCTCAGAGACCATTTGAACCTCCACTGACAGCCTTTGAACCTCCACTGAGGACCTCTGAACTTCCACTGAGACCCTTTGAACCTCCTCTGACACCCTTTGAACCTCCTCAGAGACCCTTTGAACCTCCACTGAGGACCTCTGAACTTCCACTGAGACCCTTTGAACCTCCACTGAGACCCTCTGAACCTCCACTGAGACCCTTTGAAACTCCACTGAAAACCTTTGAACATCCACTGAGACCCTCTGAACCTCCACTGAGACCCTCTGAACCTCCACTGAGACCCTTTGACCCTCCTCAGAGACCCTTTGAACCTCCACTGACAACCTTTGAACATACTCAGAGACCCTTTGAACCTCCACTGAGACCCTTTGAACCCCCTCAAACACCCTTTAAACCTCCACTGAGACCATTTGAACCTCCTCGGAGACCCATTGAACCTCCACTGACACCCTTTGAACCTCCTCAGAGACCTTTTGAACCTCCACTGACACCCTTTGAACCTCCTCAGAGACCCTTTGAACCTCCACTGACACCCTTTGAACCTCCTCAGAGACCCTTTGAACCTCCACTGACACCCTTTGAACCTCCACTGACACCCTTTGAACCTCCTCAGAGACCCTTTGAACCTCCACTGACACCCTTTGAACCTCCTCAGAGACCCTTTGAACCTCCACTGACACCCTTTGAACCTCCTCAGAGACCCTTTGAACCTCCACTGACACCCTTTGAACCTCCTCAGAGACCCTTTGAACCTCCACTGACACCCTTTGAACCTCCACTGACACCCTTTGAACCTCCTCAGAGACCCTTTGAACCTCCACTGACACCCTTTGAACCTCCTCAGAGACCCTTTGAACCCCCACTGAGGACCTCTGAACTTCCACTGAGACCCTTTGAACGAATCATCATATTGGTCAGCTTTTGA
- the LOC139335982 gene encoding complement C1q and tumor necrosis factor-related protein 9, with translation MAMPEPLSEEGWDTPLAPPYPPVDSPGRSFYPVGDNVTEPPAGALEAYCQMLLQASVPIPPDQIPWFCLCTHCQSSQGPKGDRGDRGLPGSPGSPGRRGMTGFRGPPGFAGRQGIKGQKGDEGEKGDRGPQGLMGPKGERGFKGNKGEQGLEGRPGDQGPKGDDGVCPDACESNLGPPGPSGLPGPAGPRGLPGIPGLPAPKGIKGDMGELGRPGAPGSVGEKGEPGLQGECNCTDGVDGSPGQKGDTGDKGEQGQVGLVGQNGPKGDKGDMGHMGMMGLPGPCMPSIQSAFAAGLTSSYPQPNAPVVFSHVFYNIQGSYDPSTGLYTAPVNGTYVFSYHLTVYERVLKVGLFHNFMPVVKTTDPKVLGTTSHSVILHLVVGDRVWLQVKDLTTNGMYAGADSSSTFSGFLLHPDTCDMPLLRAPIPPMITPEAGYNWGNMP, from the exons ATGGCGATGCCTGAGCCCCTCTCTGAGGAAGGCTGGGACACTCCTCTTGCACCTCCCTACCCGCCAGTTGACAGCCCTGGACGCAGTTTTTACCCTGTTGGAGACAACGTGACAGAGCCGCCAGCTGGGGCCCTGGAAGCCTACTGCcagatgctgctgcaggccTCAGTCCCCATCCCCCCAGACCAGATCCCCTGGTTCTGTCTCTGCACACACTGCCAGAGCAGCCAGGGACCCAAAGGAGACCGAGGAGACCGGGGACTGCCAG GTAGTCCAGGTAGCCCTGGAAGAAGAGGGATGACGGGGTTCAGAGGTCCTCCAGGTTTTGCGGGCAGACAAGGGATCAAAG GACAGAAAGGAGACGAGGGTGAGAAGGGAGACCGAGGACCCCAAGGTCTTATGGGACccaaaggagagagaggcttCAAAG GTAACAAAGGTGAGCAAGGTCTGGAGGGCCGTCCAGGTGATCAGGGTCCAAAAGGAGATGACGGAGTTTGTCCAGATGCCTGTGAGTCCAACCTGGGTCCTCCAGGACCATCCGGTCTGCCTGGCCCTGCAGGACCCAGAGGTCTGCCTGGTATCCCAGGACTACCGGCACCCAAAGGCATTAAGGGTGATATGGGTGAGCTCGGTCGACCTGGTGCCCCTGGTTCTGTGGGTGAGAAAGGAGAACCAGGGCTCCAGGGGGAGTGTAACTGTACAGACGGGGTAGATGGGAGTCCAGGACAGAAAGGGGACACAGGGGACAAAGGAGAGCAGGGACAGGTGGGGCTTGTGGGGCAGAATGGGCCAAAGGGAGATAAGGGAGACATGGGGCACATGGGGATGATGGGTCTTCCTGGTCCCTGCATGCCCAGCATCCAGTCAGCCTTTGCTGCAGGGTTGACGTCCAGTTACCCTCAACCCAATGCCCCTGTGGTTTTCTCCCACGTTTTCTACAACATCCAAGGGAGTTATGACCCCAGCACCGGCCTCTACACTGCCCCCGTCAACGGCACCTATGTCTTCAGCTACCACCTCACCGTCTATGAACGAGTCCTCAAAGTTGGCCTCTTTCATAATTTTATGCCGGTTGTCAAAACCACAGACCCCAAGGTTTTGGGTACGACCTCACATTCAGTCATCCTTCATTTGGTTGTTGGGGACAGAGTGTGGCTTCAGGTCAAGGATTTGACCACCAATGGCATGTATGCTGGTGCTGACTCCAGCAGTACCTTCTCTGGCTTCTTGCTCCACCCAGATACATGTGATATGCCCTTACTTAGAGCACCTATTCCCCCAATGATCACACCTGAGGCCGGATACAACTGGGGCAACATGCCTTAG